The following coding sequences are from one Kosakonia sp. H02 window:
- the tyrS gene encoding tyrosine--tRNA ligase: MASSNLIKQLQERGLVAQVTDEEALAERLAQGPIALYCGFDPTADSLHLGHLVPLLCLKRFQQAGHKPVALVGGATGLIGDPSFKATERKLNTEDTVQEWVDKIRKQVAPFLDFDCGDNSAIAANNYDWFGNMNVLTFLRDIGKHFSVNQMINKEAVKQRLNRDDVGISFTEFSYNLLQGYDFACLNKLHGVALQIGGSDQWGNITSGIDLTRRLHQNQVFGLTVPLITKADGTKFGKTEGGAVWLDPKKTSPYKFYQFWINTADADVYRFLKFFTFMDIAEINALEEEDKNSGKAPRAQYVLAEQVTRLVHGEEGLIAAKRITESLFNGTLSDLSEADFEQLAQDGVPMVEMDKGADLMQALVDSGLQPSRGQARKTIASNAVTINGEKQADPEYFFTDSDRLFDRYTLLRRGKKNYCLICWK; the protein is encoded by the coding sequence ATGGCTAGCAGTAACTTGATTAAACAATTGCAAGAGCGGGGCCTCGTGGCTCAGGTGACGGATGAGGAAGCGTTAGCAGAGCGACTGGCGCAGGGGCCAATCGCGCTCTATTGCGGCTTCGATCCCACCGCAGACAGCTTGCATTTGGGGCATCTGGTTCCATTGTTATGCCTGAAACGCTTCCAGCAGGCTGGCCACAAACCGGTCGCGCTGGTGGGTGGCGCTACAGGGCTTATCGGCGACCCGAGCTTTAAAGCCACTGAGCGTAAACTGAACACCGAAGACACCGTGCAGGAGTGGGTGGATAAAATCCGCAAACAGGTCGCACCGTTCCTCGACTTCGACTGCGGCGATAACTCCGCGATCGCGGCGAATAACTACGACTGGTTTGGCAACATGAACGTGCTGACCTTCCTGCGCGATATCGGTAAACACTTCTCTGTTAACCAGATGATTAACAAAGAGGCGGTGAAACAGCGCCTGAACCGTGACGATGTCGGCATTTCGTTTACCGAATTTTCCTACAACCTGCTGCAAGGCTACGACTTCGCCTGCCTGAATAAACTGCACGGCGTGGCACTGCAAATTGGCGGTTCCGATCAGTGGGGTAACATTACTTCCGGTATCGACCTGACGCGTCGTCTGCACCAGAACCAGGTGTTCGGTCTGACCGTTCCGCTGATCACCAAAGCCGACGGTACCAAGTTTGGTAAAACCGAAGGGGGTGCAGTATGGTTGGATCCGAAGAAAACCAGTCCGTACAAGTTCTACCAGTTCTGGATCAACACCGCCGATGCCGATGTTTATCGCTTCCTGAAATTCTTCACCTTTATGGACATCGCCGAGATCAACGCGCTGGAAGAAGAAGACAAGAACAGCGGCAAAGCGCCGCGTGCGCAGTACGTGCTGGCCGAGCAGGTCACGCGTCTGGTGCACGGTGAAGAGGGGTTGATTGCGGCGAAACGCATCACCGAAAGCCTGTTCAACGGTACGCTGAGCGATCTCAGCGAAGCCGATTTTGAACAGCTGGCGCAGGACGGTGTGCCGATGGTTGAGATGGACAAAGGCGCGGATCTGATGCAGGCGCTGGTTGATTCCGGGCTGCAACCGTCACGCGGTCAGGCGCGCAAAACCATCGCCTCGAACGCAGTCACCATCAACGGTGAAAAACAGGCCGACCCGGAATATTTCTTTACCGATAGCGATCGCCTGTTCGATCGTTACACGCTGCTGCGTCGCGGGAAGAAAAATTACTGCCTGATTTGCTGGAAGTAA
- the gstA gene encoding glutathione transferase GstA, with protein MKLFYKPGACSLASHIALRETGKDIALVSVDLMKKRLENGDDYFAINPKGQIPALLLDDNTLLTEGVAIMQYVADSAPQSQLLAPVGTLPRYKTLEWLNFVATELHKGFTPLFRPETPEAFKPTVRALLEKKLQYVNESLSNNEWISGPHFTIADGYLFTVLRWARAVKLNMAELTNIDAYMTRVAARPAVAAALAAEGI; from the coding sequence ATGAAATTGTTTTACAAACCCGGTGCCTGCTCCCTTGCCTCCCACATCGCTCTGCGCGAAACCGGGAAAGATATCGCGCTTGTCAGCGTCGATCTGATGAAAAAGCGCCTGGAAAATGGCGATGATTATTTTGCTATTAACCCGAAAGGACAAATTCCTGCGCTGCTGCTGGATGACAACACGCTGCTGACTGAAGGCGTGGCTATCATGCAGTACGTTGCCGACAGCGCGCCGCAAAGCCAGCTTCTGGCTCCGGTCGGTACATTACCGCGCTACAAGACGCTGGAGTGGCTGAACTTTGTTGCCACCGAGCTGCACAAAGGGTTTACCCCACTTTTCCGCCCGGAGACGCCGGAAGCGTTCAAACCCACGGTTCGCGCTCTGCTCGAGAAAAAGCTGCAATACGTTAACGAATCGTTGAGCAACAACGAGTGGATCAGCGGCCCGCACTTCACCATCGCCGATGGCTACCTGTTTACGGTGCTGCGCTGGGCGCGGGCAGTGAAGCTGAATATGGCTGAATTGACCAACATCGACGCTTATATGACGCGCGTGGCGGCACGTCCGGCGGTGGCGGCGGCACTGGCAGCGGAAGGGATTTAA
- the dtpA gene encoding dipeptide/tripeptide permease DtpA, which produces MSTANKPTESVSLNAFKQPKAFYLIFSIELWERFGFYGLQGIMAVYLVKQLGMSESDSITLFSSFSALVYGLVAIGGWLGDKVLGTKRVIMLGAIVLAIGYALVAWSGHDAGIVYMGMAAIAVGNGLFKANPSSLLSTCYDKDDPRLDGAFTMYYMAVNVGSFFSMLATPWLAVRFGWSTAFGLSVVGLLITIVNFAFCKRWVKNYGSKPDFEPLRIGYLLATIVGVVALVAIATWLLHNQGIARMVLGVIALGIICLFAKETFALKDAARRKMIVAFILMVQAIVFFVLYSQMPTSLNFFAIRNVEHTLFGIAFEPEQYQALNPFWIIIGSPILAAIYNKMGDTLPMPHKFAIGMVLCSGAFLVLPLGTKFASDAGIVSVSWLIASYGLQSIGELMISGLGLAMVAQLVPQRLMGFIMGSWFLTTAGANIIAGYVANQMAIPENVTDPLMSLDIYGSVFLQIGIATAVIAALMILMAPKLNRMTQSDDTTSKASETATA; this is translated from the coding sequence GTGTCAACTGCAAACAAACCAACAGAAAGCGTCAGCTTGAACGCTTTTAAACAACCGAAAGCGTTCTATCTGATCTTCTCCATTGAATTATGGGAGCGTTTTGGTTTCTACGGCCTGCAAGGCATTATGGCCGTTTACCTGGTGAAACAACTGGGTATGTCCGAATCAGACTCAATTACGCTGTTCTCCTCCTTTAGCGCCCTGGTTTACGGTCTGGTTGCCATCGGCGGCTGGCTGGGCGACAAAGTGCTGGGTACCAAACGCGTGATCATGCTGGGCGCGATTGTGCTGGCGATCGGTTATGCGCTGGTGGCCTGGTCTGGTCATGACGCCGGTATCGTGTATATGGGTATGGCGGCTATTGCCGTGGGTAATGGCCTGTTTAAAGCTAACCCGTCTTCCCTGCTCTCTACCTGCTACGACAAAGATGACCCGCGTCTCGACGGTGCATTCACCATGTATTACATGGCTGTTAACGTCGGTTCCTTCTTCTCCATGCTGGCAACGCCGTGGCTTGCTGTCCGCTTTGGCTGGAGCACCGCGTTTGGTCTGAGCGTGGTTGGTCTGCTGATCACCATTGTTAACTTTGCTTTCTGCAAACGCTGGGTCAAAAACTACGGTTCAAAACCGGATTTCGAACCGCTGCGTATTGGTTATCTGCTGGCGACTATCGTCGGTGTTGTCGCGCTGGTCGCCATTGCTACCTGGCTGCTGCACAACCAGGGTATCGCGCGTATGGTGCTGGGCGTGATTGCGCTGGGCATTATCTGCCTCTTCGCTAAAGAGACCTTTGCCCTGAAAGATGCGGCGCGCCGTAAGATGATCGTGGCCTTCATCCTGATGGTTCAGGCTATTGTCTTCTTCGTGCTCTACAGCCAGATGCCGACCTCCCTGAACTTCTTTGCCATCCGTAACGTTGAACATACCCTGTTCGGCATCGCGTTTGAGCCGGAGCAGTATCAGGCGCTTAACCCATTCTGGATAATCATTGGTAGCCCGATTCTGGCGGCCATCTACAACAAAATGGGTGACACCCTGCCGATGCCGCACAAATTCGCGATTGGTATGGTGCTGTGCTCTGGTGCGTTCCTGGTGCTGCCGCTCGGGACGAAATTCGCCTCTGATGCGGGTATCGTGTCTGTGAGCTGGCTGATTGCGAGCTACGGCCTGCAAAGTATCGGTGAGCTGATGATTTCCGGTCTCGGCCTGGCGATGGTTGCGCAACTGGTGCCGCAACGCCTGATGGGCTTCATTATGGGTAGCTGGTTCCTGACCACCGCAGGCGCGAACATCATTGCGGGCTATGTGGCAAACCAGATGGCGATCCCGGAAAACGTAACAGACCCGCTGATGTCCCTGGACATCTACGGCTCCGTCTTCTTGCAGATTGGCATTGCGACAGCCGTGATTGCTGCGCTGATGATCCTGATGGCACCGAAGCTGAACCGCATGACGCAGAGCGACGATACGACCAGCAAAGCGTCCGAAACCGCTACGGCCTAA
- a CDS encoding CopD family protein, whose product MNFHPWLNALHIASAIIWIGGMLVMAVVAGWCAVQADKTATAGLLIEVRRWSRKVTTPAMILLWIAGVVMVVAHGQMPHLWLIVKIVVVLLLSGLHGFLSATLRRMATGEAVKGTGAIGNATALIIVAVAVIILMAVLRPF is encoded by the coding sequence ATGAACTTTCACCCGTGGCTCAATGCGTTACATATCGCGTCGGCCATTATCTGGATTGGCGGCATGCTAGTGATGGCGGTCGTGGCGGGCTGGTGCGCGGTACAGGCGGATAAAACCGCTACGGCAGGTCTGCTGATCGAGGTACGACGCTGGAGCCGAAAAGTCACGACCCCCGCGATGATATTGCTATGGATTGCAGGGGTTGTAATGGTAGTGGCGCATGGCCAGATGCCGCATTTGTGGCTGATCGTGAAGATTGTGGTCGTGCTGTTGCTGTCCGGGCTGCATGGCTTCCTCTCTGCCACACTGCGCCGGATGGCAACTGGCGAGGCAGTGAAAGGCACAGGTGCGATTGGCAATGCCACCGCGTTGATTATCGTTGCGGTGGCGGTGATTATCCTGATGGCGGTACTGCGTCCGTTCTGA
- the nth gene encoding endonuclease III, with protein MNKAKRLEILSRLRENNPHPTTELNFNSPFELLIAVLLSAQATDVSVNKATALLYPVANTPKAMLELGVEGVKQYIKTIGLFNSKAENVIKTCRILLEKHGGEVPEDRAALEALPGVGRKTANVVLNTAFGWPTIAVDTHIFRVSNRTRFAPGKNVEEVEEKLLKVVPAEFKVDCHHWLILHGRYTCIARKPRCGSCIIEDLCEYDCKVE; from the coding sequence ATGAATAAAGCAAAACGGCTGGAAATTTTATCCCGCTTACGGGAAAACAACCCACACCCGACTACCGAACTTAACTTCAACTCGCCGTTTGAGTTGCTGATTGCCGTTCTCCTCTCTGCTCAGGCGACGGATGTCAGCGTCAACAAGGCGACGGCGCTGCTCTATCCGGTGGCGAATACGCCAAAAGCGATGCTGGAGTTGGGTGTCGAGGGCGTGAAGCAGTACATCAAAACGATTGGTCTGTTTAACAGCAAAGCGGAAAACGTCATTAAAACGTGCCGTATTTTGCTGGAAAAGCACGGCGGCGAAGTCCCGGAAGACAGGGCGGCGCTGGAAGCGTTACCCGGCGTCGGGCGTAAAACCGCGAATGTGGTGCTCAACACCGCCTTTGGTTGGCCGACAATCGCAGTGGACACGCATATTTTCCGCGTCTCTAACCGCACCCGTTTCGCACCGGGCAAGAATGTCGAAGAAGTGGAAGAGAAGTTGCTGAAAGTGGTGCCGGCTGAATTTAAAGTCGATTGCCATCACTGGCTGATCCTGCACGGGCGATACACCTGCATCGCCCGTAAACCCCGCTGCGGCTCCTGTATTATCGAAGACCTGTGTGAGTACGACTGCAAGGTCGAATAA
- a CDS encoding electron transport complex subunit E — MSEAKEVIVQGLWKNNSALVQLLGLCPLLAVTSTATNALGLGLATTLVLTLTNLFVSLLRRWTPPEIRIPVYVMIIASAVSAVQMLINAYAFGLYQSLGIFIPLIVTNCIVVGRAEAFAAKKGPALSALDGFSIGMGATCAMFVLGSMREILGNGTLFDGADGLLGSWAKVLRIEVFHTDSPFLLAMLPPGAFIGLGMMLAVKYLIDQKMKKRRAAAAIVSETAETSPRKA, encoded by the coding sequence ATGAGCGAAGCCAAAGAGGTTATTGTCCAGGGGTTGTGGAAAAACAACTCTGCACTGGTGCAGTTGCTGGGCCTGTGCCCGCTGCTGGCGGTAACGTCCACTGCCACCAACGCCCTCGGGTTAGGTCTGGCGACCACGCTGGTGCTGACCCTGACCAACCTGTTTGTCTCCTTGTTACGGCGCTGGACGCCGCCGGAGATCCGCATTCCTGTTTATGTGATGATCATCGCCTCGGCGGTGAGCGCCGTGCAGATGCTGATTAATGCTTACGCGTTCGGGCTGTATCAGTCGCTGGGGATTTTTATTCCGCTGATCGTCACCAACTGTATTGTTGTCGGGCGCGCGGAAGCGTTCGCCGCGAAAAAAGGCCCGGCGCTCTCGGCACTGGATGGTTTTTCCATCGGCATGGGTGCCACCTGCGCCATGTTTGTGCTCGGTTCAATGCGCGAAATCCTCGGTAACGGCACGCTGTTTGACGGCGCGGACGGGCTGCTGGGAAGCTGGGCGAAAGTGCTGCGCATTGAAGTGTTCCATACGGATTCCCCTTTCCTGCTGGCGATGCTGCCGCCGGGCGCGTTTATTGGCCTCGGCATGATGCTGGCAGTGAAGTATCTTATTGATCAAAAAATGAAAAAACGCCGCGCCGCAGCGGCTATCGTCAGTGAAACCGCAGAGACCTCGCCCAGGAAGGCCTGA
- the rsxG gene encoding electron transport complex subunit RsxG, translating to MLKTMRKHGVTLALFAAGSTGLTAAIDQMTKTTIAEQAALQQKALFDQVIPGDSYNNVLQQSCYRVSDPALGKGQHKVWIARQDDKPVAAVLESTAPDGYSGAIQLLVGTDFNGTVLGVRVTEHHETPGLGDKIELRISDWITYFSGKKIDGPADHHFAVKKDGGDFDQFTGATITPRAVVNAVKRTGLYAMTLPEQLSRLPGCGE from the coding sequence ATGCTGAAAACAATGCGCAAACATGGCGTGACGCTGGCACTGTTCGCTGCCGGTTCGACCGGGTTGACCGCCGCCATTGATCAAATGACCAAAACAACGATTGCCGAACAGGCAGCGTTACAGCAAAAAGCCCTCTTCGACCAGGTCATCCCGGGCGACAGCTATAATAATGTGCTTCAGCAGAGCTGTTATCGGGTGAGCGATCCGGCCCTTGGTAAAGGGCAGCATAAAGTGTGGATTGCCAGACAGGATGACAAACCGGTCGCTGCGGTACTGGAATCCACCGCGCCGGATGGTTATTCCGGTGCTATTCAATTGCTGGTTGGCACAGATTTTAATGGCACAGTGCTTGGTGTGCGCGTTACTGAGCATCATGAAACACCGGGTCTCGGCGATAAAATTGAGCTGCGTATCAGTGACTGGATCACGTATTTTTCTGGTAAGAAAATCGACGGTCCTGCCGATCACCATTTTGCGGTGAAAAAGGATGGCGGTGATTTCGATCAGTTTACCGGTGCCACTATCACGCCGCGCGCAGTGGTGAATGCGGTAAAACGCACCGGCTTGTACGCAATGACGCTGCCTGAGCAGCTTTCCCGTTTGCCGGGTTGTGGAGAGTAA
- the rsxD gene encoding electron transport complex subunit RsxD, which yields MVFRIASSPYTHNQRQTSRIMLLVTLATIPGIAAQLWFFGWGTLIQVVLAVTSALLAEALVLTLRKQNVGTILADNSALLTGLLLAISIPPFAPWWMVVLGTVFAVIIAKQLYGGLGHNPFNPAMIGYVVLLISFPVQMTSWLPPYEIARTVPGMMDALQVIFTGHSASGATMETLRIGIDGVSQATPLDTFKTSLHAGHSVEQILQYPIYSGVLAGAGWQWVNLGYLAGGLFLLWQKTIRWHIPVSFLLSLAVCSTLGWIFSPESVAAPHLHLLSGATMLGAFFILTDPVTASTTNKGRLIFGALAGLLVWLIRSFGGYPDGVAFAVLLANITVPLIDYYTRPRAYGHR from the coding sequence ATGGTTTTCAGAATCGCAAGTTCCCCTTATACCCATAACCAGCGTCAGACCTCGCGCATTATGCTGCTGGTCACGCTGGCAACGATACCGGGCATCGCCGCGCAGCTCTGGTTTTTCGGTTGGGGAACACTGATACAGGTAGTATTAGCTGTCACCAGCGCCCTGCTGGCAGAAGCACTGGTGCTGACATTACGTAAGCAAAACGTCGGCACAATCCTTGCAGATAACTCAGCATTATTAACCGGCTTGCTGCTGGCGATAAGTATTCCCCCTTTCGCCCCATGGTGGATGGTGGTGCTTGGTACGGTGTTTGCGGTGATTATTGCTAAACAGCTGTACGGCGGCCTTGGCCATAACCCCTTTAACCCGGCGATGATTGGCTATGTGGTGTTGCTTATCTCTTTTCCGGTGCAGATGACCAGTTGGTTGCCGCCCTATGAAATCGCCCGCACAGTGCCGGGCATGATGGACGCATTGCAGGTGATTTTCACCGGACACAGCGCATCAGGCGCGACGATGGAAACCCTGCGCATCGGTATTGACGGCGTCAGCCAGGCCACACCGCTGGACACCTTTAAAACCTCGCTGCATGCCGGGCACAGCGTTGAGCAGATCCTGCAATACCCGATTTACAGCGGTGTGCTGGCGGGAGCAGGCTGGCAGTGGGTTAACCTCGGTTATCTGGCGGGTGGCCTCTTTTTGCTGTGGCAGAAAACCATTCGCTGGCATATTCCGGTCAGTTTTCTGCTCTCGCTGGCCGTTTGCTCGACGCTCGGCTGGATCTTTTCGCCCGAATCGGTGGCTGCGCCGCATCTGCATTTGCTGTCGGGCGCGACAATGTTAGGCGCGTTCTTTATTTTGACCGACCCGGTTACCGCCTCCACAACCAACAAAGGCCGCCTGATTTTTGGCGCGCTGGCAGGTTTGCTGGTGTGGCTGATCCGCAGCTTCGGCGGTTACCCGGACGGCGTAGCGTTTGCCGTATTACTGGCGAATATTACCGTGCCATTGATTGACTATTACACGCGTCCGCGCGCGTACGGGCATCGCTGA
- the rsxC gene encoding electron transport complex subunit RsxC, with protein sequence MLKLFSAFRKDKLWDFHGGIHPPEMKTQSNGTPLRQVPLAKRFVIPLKQHIGAEGELCVNVGDNVLRGQPLTRGCGRMLPVHAPTSGTVVAIAPHSTAHPSALPELSVIIEADGEDRWIPREGWQDYRTHSVETLIERIHQFGVAGLGGAGFPTGAKLQGAGNKVDTLIINAAECEPYITADDRLMQDCAAQIMEGVRILAHILQPRQVLIGIEDNKPHAISMMRAVLAGSHDIQLKVIPTKYPSGGAKQLTQILTGKQVPHGGRSSDIGVLMQNVGTAYAVKRAVIDGEPLTERVVTLTGEAVTRPGNVWARLGTPVSHLLDFAGFQPSAEQLVIMGGPLMGFTLPWLDVPVVKITNCLLAPSASEMGEPQEEKGCIRCSACADACPADLLPQQLYWFSKGQQHDKATAHNLSDCIECGACAWVCPSNIPLVQYFRQEKAEIYAIAEEEKRTAEAKARFEARQARLERDKLARQARHKQAAAQPAEKDKQAIEAALARVKEKQANAAQPMVIQAGTQPDNSEVIAAREARKAEARARQAEKAQNAPEAANPRKAAVEAAIARAKARKAAQASVETPVGQEEAPEPVDPRKAAVEAAIARAKARKAAQTSVEAPVAQEETPEPVDPRKAAVEAAIARAKARKAAQTSVEAPVAQEETPEPVDPRKAAVEAAIARAKARKAAQTSDEAPVAQEETPEPGDPRKAAVEAAIARAKARKLEQAQKAAQTKEESPVPQAANDDPRKAAVAAAIARVQAKKAAQQAVNED encoded by the coding sequence ATGCTTAAGTTATTTTCCGCTTTCCGAAAAGATAAACTGTGGGATTTTCACGGCGGCATTCACCCGCCTGAAATGAAAACCCAGTCTAACGGTACGCCGCTGCGCCAGGTGCCGCTGGCGAAGCGTTTTGTTATCCCCCTGAAACAGCATATCGGCGCTGAAGGTGAACTGTGCGTCAACGTGGGCGATAACGTGTTGCGCGGCCAGCCGCTGACCCGCGGTTGTGGCCGCATGTTGCCGGTACACGCGCCGACCTCCGGTACCGTGGTAGCCATTGCGCCGCACTCCACCGCCCATCCTTCCGCCTTGCCGGAGCTGAGTGTCATTATTGAAGCCGATGGCGAAGATCGCTGGATCCCGCGCGAAGGCTGGCAGGATTACCGCACGCACAGCGTTGAAACGTTAATTGAGCGCATTCACCAGTTTGGCGTTGCTGGTCTGGGTGGCGCAGGTTTCCCGACTGGCGCGAAGCTGCAAGGCGCGGGCAATAAAGTCGATACGCTGATTATCAATGCCGCCGAGTGTGAGCCGTATATCACGGCAGATGACCGTCTGATGCAGGATTGCGCGGCGCAAATTATGGAAGGCGTGCGTATCCTTGCCCACATCCTGCAACCTCGTCAGGTGCTGATCGGGATTGAAGACAACAAACCGCACGCTATCTCGATGATGCGCGCAGTGCTGGCGGGCAGCCATGATATTCAGCTGAAAGTGATCCCGACCAAATACCCTTCCGGCGGGGCGAAACAGCTTACGCAAATCCTCACCGGTAAACAGGTGCCGCACGGCGGCCGCTCTTCGGATATCGGCGTGCTGATGCAAAACGTCGGTACAGCTTACGCGGTAAAACGCGCAGTGATCGACGGTGAGCCTTTAACGGAACGTGTTGTTACCCTGACCGGTGAAGCCGTGACTCGACCGGGCAACGTCTGGGCGCGGCTGGGCACACCGGTTAGCCATCTGCTGGATTTTGCCGGGTTCCAGCCTTCCGCTGAACAACTGGTGATTATGGGCGGCCCACTGATGGGCTTCACCCTGCCGTGGCTCGACGTGCCAGTGGTGAAAATCACTAACTGCCTGCTTGCTCCCTCTGCCAGCGAAATGGGCGAGCCGCAGGAAGAGAAAGGCTGCATCCGGTGCAGCGCCTGCGCCGATGCCTGTCCGGCGGATCTGCTGCCGCAGCAGCTTTACTGGTTTAGCAAAGGCCAACAGCACGACAAAGCCACCGCGCACAATCTCTCTGACTGTATCGAATGCGGTGCCTGCGCCTGGGTTTGCCCGAGCAATATTCCGCTGGTGCAATATTTCCGTCAGGAGAAAGCGGAAATTTATGCCATTGCCGAGGAAGAGAAACGCACTGCCGAAGCGAAAGCACGCTTTGAAGCCCGCCAGGCCCGCCTTGAGCGAGACAAACTTGCGCGTCAGGCACGTCACAAGCAAGCCGCTGCGCAACCTGCTGAAAAAGACAAACAGGCGATCGAGGCGGCGCTGGCACGCGTGAAAGAAAAACAGGCCAACGCCGCGCAGCCGATGGTAATCCAGGCCGGTACGCAACCGGATAACAGCGAGGTGATTGCCGCGCGCGAAGCCCGCAAGGCCGAAGCGCGTGCCCGTCAGGCTGAGAAAGCGCAAAATGCGCCGGAAGCCGCCAATCCGCGTAAAGCGGCAGTTGAAGCGGCTATTGCCCGCGCCAAAGCACGAAAAGCGGCGCAGGCGTCTGTTGAAACGCCAGTCGGACAAGAAGAAGCACCTGAGCCCGTTGATCCGCGCAAAGCAGCGGTTGAAGCGGCGATTGCGCGCGCGAAAGCGCGCAAAGCGGCGCAGACGTCTGTTGAAGCGCCAGTCGCACAGGAAGAAACGCCTGAGCCGGTTGATCCACGCAAAGCAGCGGTTGAAGCGGCGATTGCGCGCGCGAAAGCGCGCAAAGCGGCGCAGACGTCTGTTGAAGCGCCAGTCGCACAGGAAGAAACGCCTGAGCCGGTTGATCCACGCAAAGCAGCGGTTGAAGCGGCGATTGCGCGCGCGAAAGCGCGCAAAGCGGCGCAGACGTCTGATGAAGCGCCAGTCGCACAGGAAGAAACGCCTGAGCCGGGTGATCCACGCAAAGCAGCGGTTGAAGCGGCGATTGCGCGCGCGAAAGCGCGAAAACTGGAGCAAGCGCAGAAAGCCGCGCAAACAAAAGAAGAATCGCCTGTCCCGCAAGCTGCCAATGACGATCCGCGTAAAGCGGCAGTCGCAGCGGCCATCGCCCGAGTTCAGGCTAAAAAAGCCGCGCAGCAAGCTGTTAACGAGGATTAA
- the rsxB gene encoding electron transport complex subunit RsxB, producing MNAIYIAVAALSALGLLFGLILGYASRRFAVEDDPVVERIDELLPQSQCGQCGYPGCRPYAEAVGTQGEKINRCAPGGEAVMLKIATLLNVDPQPIDGDTDAQEPARMLAIIDESNCIGCTKCIQACPVDAIVGATRAMHTVISDLCTGCNLCVDPCPTQCIELRPVETTTQNWKWDLQAIPVRTIPVEHHA from the coding sequence ATGAACGCGATTTATATCGCCGTTGCCGCCCTGAGCGCGCTCGGGCTGCTGTTCGGCCTGATCCTCGGCTATGCGTCCCGCCGTTTTGCGGTGGAGGACGATCCGGTCGTTGAACGCATTGATGAATTGTTACCGCAAAGCCAGTGTGGGCAGTGCGGTTATCCTGGCTGTCGCCCTTACGCCGAAGCGGTGGGCACGCAGGGGGAAAAAATTAATCGCTGCGCTCCGGGTGGCGAAGCCGTGATGCTGAAAATCGCCACGCTGCTGAATGTCGATCCGCAGCCGATTGACGGTGATACTGACGCGCAAGAGCCGGCTCGTATGCTGGCGATTATTGATGAGAGCAATTGCATCGGCTGCACCAAATGCATTCAGGCGTGCCCGGTGGACGCGATTGTCGGCGCAACGCGCGCCATGCACACGGTAATAAGCGATCTCTGCACCGGCTGTAACCTTTGTGTGGATCCGTGCCCGACGCAGTGCATCGAACTGCGCCCTGTGGAAACCACCACGCAGAACTGGAAATGGGATTTGCAGGCCATTCCGGTGCGCACTATTCCTGTGGAACACCATGCTTAA
- the rsxA gene encoding electron transport complex subunit RsxA yields the protein MTDYLLLFIGTVLVNNFVLVKFLGLCPFMGVSKKLESAMGMGLATTFVMTMASICAWLIDTWVLIPLDLVYLRTLAFILIIAVVVQFTEMVVRKTSPALYRLLGIFLPLITTNCAVLGVALLNINLGHNFMQSALYGFAAAVGFSLVMVLFAAIRERLAVADVPAPFRGNAIALITAGLMSLAFMGFSGLVKL from the coding sequence ATGACAGACTATCTTCTGCTATTTATCGGAACGGTGCTGGTCAATAACTTCGTCCTGGTGAAGTTTCTTGGCCTGTGCCCGTTTATGGGTGTTTCCAAAAAGCTGGAAAGCGCAATGGGCATGGGGCTGGCGACGACCTTCGTCATGACCATGGCCTCTATCTGCGCCTGGCTTATCGATACCTGGGTTCTGATCCCGCTGGATTTAGTCTACCTGCGCACGCTGGCCTTTATTCTGATTATTGCCGTGGTGGTACAGTTCACCGAAATGGTGGTGCGTAAAACCAGCCCGGCGCTCTATCGCCTGCTGGGGATTTTCTTGCCGCTGATCACCACCAACTGCGCGGTGCTCGGCGTTGCCCTGCTCAATATCAACCTTGGGCATAATTTCATGCAATCGGCGCTGTACGGCTTCGCCGCCGCCGTCGGCTTCTCGCTGGTGATGGTGCTGTTTGCCGCTATCCGCGAGCGTCTGGCCGTCGCCGATGTGCCCGCGCCATTTCGCGGTAATGCGATTGCGTTGATAACGGCAGGCTTAATGTCTCTGGCCTTTATGGGCTTTAGTGGTCTGGTGAAATTGTAA